From the Oryzias latipes chromosome 22, ASM223467v1 genome, one window contains:
- the wdr89 gene encoding WD repeat-containing protein 89 isoform X1 → MPDRASMDGLEKKLEGLTIAQRCHPEQSTYLLHLALHPCGPLAVSCSSFSIRLHDRNTLDLLGECQDHSGAMCGLTFAHTSPVLLYSGSADGTVRAWDTRRPGSKAVQIFKSEAAHCYSSVGLSCSDTLLCAGTEQISDGDSFLVFWDSRKAGALLGVYSESHSDDITQVCFHPQDKDRLASGSTDGLVNVFDLSQGTEDEALLATCNSGSSAAAVCWSGAEHTQLLCLSHDEGLHLWDLGQLETDEPLTLFSAADARSLAPLPDRGGVDYLVGGQWLQEDQKLLVLGGMSSGDLHLMECDSSGLHLLRSLEGGHTSTARCFLWDAARGALITGGEDAQLLLWKPEERQVTAGIRESMKSKSALKLKSRPHKKYGYQRERKGT, encoded by the exons at GCCAGACAGAGCCTCCATGGACGGGCTGGAGAAGAAACTGGAAGGTCTGACCATCGCTCAGCGCTGTCATCCAGAGCAGTCCACCTACCTGCTGCACCTGGCCCTGCACCCCTGCGGGCCTCTGGCCGTGTCCTGCTCCAGCTTCTCCATCCGCCTGCATGACCGGAACACTCTGGACCTCCTGGGGGAGTGTCAGGACCACAGCGGGGCAATGTGCGGCCTCACGTTTGCCCACACCTCGCCTGTGCTCCTGTACTCTGGCTCAGCTGATGGCACGGTCCGGGCGTGGGACACCCGCCGCCCCGGCTCGAAGGCGGTGCAGATTTTCAAAAGTGAGGCAGCTCACTGTTACAGCAGTGTGGGCCTGAGCTGCAGCGACACGCTCCTGTGTGCCGGCACGGAGCAGATCAGCGACGGCGACAGCTTCCTGGTCTTCTGGGATTCCAGGAAAGCCGGTGCCCTTCTGGGGGTGTATTCAGAGTCGCACAGTGATGACATCACCCAAGTGTGCTTCCATCCACAGGATAAAGACCGACTAGCCTCTGGTTCCACAGATGGACTTGTTAATGTTTTTGACCTGAGCCAGGGGACGGAGGACGAGGCGCTTCTGGCCACCTGTAACAGCGGCTCCTCGGCGGCGGCGGTGTGCTGGTCCGGAGCTGAACACACCCAGCTGCTGTGCCTCAGCCACGACGAGGGCCTCCACCTGTGGGACCTTGGCCAGCTGGAAACAGACGAGCCTCTCACCCTCTTCAGCGCCGCTGACGCCCGCAGCCTGGCTCCTCTGCCTGACAGGGGAGGCGTGGACTACCTGGTTGGCGGGCAGTGGCTGCAGGAAGACCAGAAGCTgctggtgttggggggaatgaGCAGCGGGGACCTCCACCTGATGGAGTGTGACAGCAGCGGGCTGCATCTGCTGAGAAGCCTTGAAGGCGGCCACACCTCCACGGCCCGGTGCTTCCTGTGGGATGCAGCGCGGGGCGCTCTGATCACCGGGGGAGAGGATGCGCAGCTGTTGCTATGGAAACCGGAGGAGAGGCAGGTCACCGCAGGAATAAGGGAATCCATGAAGAGCAAATcagctttaaaattaaaatccagACCTCATAAGAAGTATGGGTATCAGAGGGAGAGGAAGGGGACGTGA
- the wdr89 gene encoding WD repeat-containing protein 89 isoform X2 — protein sequence MDGLEKKLEGLTIAQRCHPEQSTYLLHLALHPCGPLAVSCSSFSIRLHDRNTLDLLGECQDHSGAMCGLTFAHTSPVLLYSGSADGTVRAWDTRRPGSKAVQIFKSEAAHCYSSVGLSCSDTLLCAGTEQISDGDSFLVFWDSRKAGALLGVYSESHSDDITQVCFHPQDKDRLASGSTDGLVNVFDLSQGTEDEALLATCNSGSSAAAVCWSGAEHTQLLCLSHDEGLHLWDLGQLETDEPLTLFSAADARSLAPLPDRGGVDYLVGGQWLQEDQKLLVLGGMSSGDLHLMECDSSGLHLLRSLEGGHTSTARCFLWDAARGALITGGEDAQLLLWKPEERQVTAGIRESMKSKSALKLKSRPHKKYGYQRERKGT from the coding sequence ATGGACGGGCTGGAGAAGAAACTGGAAGGTCTGACCATCGCTCAGCGCTGTCATCCAGAGCAGTCCACCTACCTGCTGCACCTGGCCCTGCACCCCTGCGGGCCTCTGGCCGTGTCCTGCTCCAGCTTCTCCATCCGCCTGCATGACCGGAACACTCTGGACCTCCTGGGGGAGTGTCAGGACCACAGCGGGGCAATGTGCGGCCTCACGTTTGCCCACACCTCGCCTGTGCTCCTGTACTCTGGCTCAGCTGATGGCACGGTCCGGGCGTGGGACACCCGCCGCCCCGGCTCGAAGGCGGTGCAGATTTTCAAAAGTGAGGCAGCTCACTGTTACAGCAGTGTGGGCCTGAGCTGCAGCGACACGCTCCTGTGTGCCGGCACGGAGCAGATCAGCGACGGCGACAGCTTCCTGGTCTTCTGGGATTCCAGGAAAGCCGGTGCCCTTCTGGGGGTGTATTCAGAGTCGCACAGTGATGACATCACCCAAGTGTGCTTCCATCCACAGGATAAAGACCGACTAGCCTCTGGTTCCACAGATGGACTTGTTAATGTTTTTGACCTGAGCCAGGGGACGGAGGACGAGGCGCTTCTGGCCACCTGTAACAGCGGCTCCTCGGCGGCGGCGGTGTGCTGGTCCGGAGCTGAACACACCCAGCTGCTGTGCCTCAGCCACGACGAGGGCCTCCACCTGTGGGACCTTGGCCAGCTGGAAACAGACGAGCCTCTCACCCTCTTCAGCGCCGCTGACGCCCGCAGCCTGGCTCCTCTGCCTGACAGGGGAGGCGTGGACTACCTGGTTGGCGGGCAGTGGCTGCAGGAAGACCAGAAGCTgctggtgttggggggaatgaGCAGCGGGGACCTCCACCTGATGGAGTGTGACAGCAGCGGGCTGCATCTGCTGAGAAGCCTTGAAGGCGGCCACACCTCCACGGCCCGGTGCTTCCTGTGGGATGCAGCGCGGGGCGCTCTGATCACCGGGGGAGAGGATGCGCAGCTGTTGCTATGGAAACCGGAGGAGAGGCAGGTCACCGCAGGAATAAGGGAATCCATGAAGAGCAAATcagctttaaaattaaaatccagACCTCATAAGAAGTATGGGTATCAGAGGGAGAGGAAGGGGACGTGA